From the genome of Saccharomyces eubayanus strain FM1318 chromosome X, whole genome shotgun sequence, one region includes:
- the SAP185 gene encoding Sap185p: MSGSFWKFGQDFSTQSTLSKLLNRAFIKIDGDITTVEEEGKTNVSIVDENSERSSFRSEDEGDEECELPNTEEEYKAYKPNLYLLDDLLDDEELYTELMCSNFKLLIFLKYPEVLSKLIDYVRNNTILDPSIDRVISEDTKLVYEKDVDTMDSPDDETEDSEGGRGISKKEQRGDDDREEEKEIEDDDNASEDTRVTLPPETEEHDDIRRARIAAEILSADVWPISSALIENEELLTKLWSILAHSTPLSIEASTYFMKINERLLDMDMDGVIEFILRKEHIVDDFLKHIDNPPLMDFLLKVISTDKPEISNGVIQLFRKQNLVSKLVHLLDPVFDSSTQSAAGDFLKALVTISGNCPNEIASSIGPNELTRQLVSPTMMKQLMDIMLKGGTSLNNGVGIIIELIRKNNSDYDVIQANYTTIKSHPPTDRDPIYLGYLVKLFSERMPDFNKILTEKKITPLQTSYGTIEPLGFERFKICELIAELLHCSNMTLLNEPNGYSIVKERDIERDRIFILENQLHFNDCDESKEDEVENEGDANEEDDDMNQIESAGTSIDGEEVIDKLNSLQIETNKVNLTISNEEKDDVAPDFNSGSLQDEENENPFEPQYSDVILDSSDMEKEFRISPNIGDQMKIALQDTRVIDTMLEMFFHFRWNNFLHNVVYDVIQQIFNGPLKIGYNRFLLSDLLTNIRLTDMIINGNNECVKYEEAHNSRLGYMGHLTLIAEEVTKFSAYIEEMNISFDNKEVMGSLFEEQWIKYTENVLEDLKEKYNAILGDVAEEGDILDDEEEEVVYNKGMHPGSTVDDYINDMMQMDNEHNQEEGNDDGEEYDSYDEDEPREYHDDKPSKRKASDPSNDERDQTELFYEYVNEDGTKTRLKFNPRPDSTEHNLEELDNNSEIPLKLKRSFTDAYKAEIVAQDIGGHTEEEDGFQLDADLNDDWESSSSNSLPKRASPSKIDISSPVYQHQFELHSPTDNSGDYKGVISSANGHNFDIDEEYDELSDDSDDSDEEYDNCEDEEDLDDATSGAYALCRSKSKDKISWDEEEQARLMGVVKFNSEHYRD; encoded by the coding sequence ATGTCAGGATCCTTTTGGAAGTTTGGACAAGACTTCAGCACACAGTCTACCCTATCCAAGCTACTGAATAGAGCTTTTATAAAGATCGATGGCGACATTACTActgtggaagaagaagggaAGACTAATGTTAGTATAGTTGATGAGAACTCGGAAAGGAGTTCTTTTAGGTCGGAGGATGAAGGGGACGAAGAATGTGAGTTGCCTAACacggaagaagaatacaaaGCTTATAAACCAAATCTGTACTTATTGGACGATCTCttagatgatgaagagCTATACACGGAACTAATGTGCTCGAACTTCAAATTGCTAATATTTCTGAAATACCCTGAAGTCCTATCCAAATTGATTGATTATGTTAGAAATAATACCATACTGGATCCCAGTATCGATAGAGTTATTTCTGAAGACACCAAGTTGGTATATGAAAAAGACGTGGACACTATGGATAGTCCTGACGATGAAACAGAAGATTCAGAAGGCGGACGAGGCATCTCCAAAAAGGAACAGCGAGGTGACGACGACagagaagaggaaaaagagattgaagatgacgacAATGCGTCTGAAGACACGAGAGTAACACTACCTCCTGAAACAGAAGAACACGATGACATCCGAAGGGCCAGGATAGCAGCTGAAATATTATCTGCTGACGTATGGCCTATATCGTCTGCTTTGAtcgaaaatgaagaactCCTGACCAAACTCTGGTCGATTCTTGCCCACTCTACTCCATTATCGATAGAGGCATCAACATACTTCatgaaaataaatgagCGTCTTTTGGATATGGATATGGACGGAGTCATCGAATTCattttaagaaaagaacacaTTGTTGAcgatttcttgaaacatATTGATAATCCGCCTTTAATGGActttttattgaaagtgATATCAACCGATAAACCAGAAATATCAAATGGAGTTATTCAGTTATtcagaaaacaaaatttaGTCTCTAAATTGGTCCATTTGCTCGATCCTGTGTTTGATTCTTCCACTCAATCTGCAGCAGGCGACTTCTTGAAGGCACTAGTCACCATTAGTGGTAACTGCCCTAATGAAATTGCGTCGAGTATTGGGCCCAATGAGTTAACGAGACAATTGGTTTCCCCTACTATGATGAAACAACTTATGGACATAATGCTTAAGGGAGGCACTTCACTAAACAATGGTGTTGGGATTATTATCGAactaataagaaagaacaactCCGATTATGATGTTATTCAGGCGAATTATACCACTATCAAATCTCATCCTCCAACAGATAGAGACCCGATTTACCTAGGGTATTTAGTCAAATTATTTTCAGAACGAATGCCCGATTTCAACAAGATACtaactgaaaagaaaatcaccCCCTTACAGACCTCCTATGGAACAATTGAACCCTTGGGGTTCGAAAGATTCAAAATATGCGAACTCATTGCTGAACTATTGCACTGCTCAAACATGACTTTATTGAATGAACCGAATGGTTACAGTATTGTTAAAGAACGCGATATTGAGAGAGATAGGATTTTCATTTTAGAAAATCAGCTTCACTTCAATGATTGCgatgaatcaaaagaagatgaggTTGAGAACGAAGGTGACGCTAATGAAGAGGATGACGATATGAACCAAATCGAATCTGCTGGCACATCAATAGATGGGGAAGAAGTTATTGATAAATTGAATTCTTTACAAATAGAGACCAATAAAGTAAACCTGACAATAAGTAATGAAGAGAAGGATGATGTGGCGCCAGACTTTAACAGTGGAAGTCtacaagatgaagaaaatgaaaatccaTTTGAACCACAGTACTCGGATGTCATTCTAGATTCCTCTGATatggaaaaggaattcCGCATTTCTCCAAACATTGGTGATCAAATGAAGATTGCCCTACAGGATACGAGAGTAATAGATACTATGCTTGAGAtgtttttccatttccGGTGGAACAACTTTCTCCATAACGTAGTCTATGATGTCATTcaacaaattttcaatggcCCGCTGAAGATAGGTTATAATAGATTCCTTTTAAGCGATCTCCTGACCAACATTCGCTTAACTGATATGATTATCAACGGAAACAACGAGTGTGTGAAATATGAGGAAGCGCATAATTCAAGACTCGGATATATGGGCCACCTTACCTTAATTGCAGAAGAGGTTACTAAATTCTCTGCATacattgaagaaatgaatattAGCTTTGACAACAAAGAAGTAATGGGCTCTTTATTCGAAGAACAATGGATCAAATACACCGAGAATGTGTTAGAAGActtgaaggaaaaatacaatgCCATATTAGGTGATGTTGCTGAAGAAGGAGACATAttggatgatgaagaggaagaggttGTTTACAATAAGGGGATGCATCCTGGCAGCACTGTAGATGATTATATTAATGATATGATGCAAATGGATAATGAACAtaaccaagaagaagggAATGATGACGGAGAAGAGTATGATAGctatgatgaagatgaaccTCGGGAATACCATGACGATAAACCTAGTAAGAGAAAAGCGTCCGATCCATCAAATGATGAGCGTGACCAAACGGAACTATTTTACGAATACGTCAACGAGGATGGTACAAAAACAAGGCTGAAATTCAACCCACGTCCTGATTCTACCGAACACAATTTAGAGGAGCTGGATAATAACAGCGAAATACCGTTAAAACTCAAACGAAGTTTCACAGATGCATACAAAGCTGAAATAGTGGCACAGGACATCGGTGGTCACACTGAAGAGGAGGACGGATTTCAACTGGATGCGGATTTGAACGACGACTGGGAGTCATCATCTTCGAATTCGTTGCCCAAGAGAGCTTCTCCTTCCAAAATCGATATAAGCTCGCCCGTTTATCAACATCAGTTCGAACTTCATAGCCCCACCGATAACAGTGGCGATTACAAGGGTGTAATTTCAAGCGCGAATGGCCATAACTTCGACATAGATGAAGAATATGACGAATTAAGCGATGATAGCGATGATAGCGATGAAGAATATGATAATtgtgaagatgaagaagatttagaTGATGCGACTTCCGGCGCATATGCATTATGTAGATCCAAAAGTAAAGACAAGATATCATGGGATGAAGAGGAGCAGGCGCGACTAATGGGCGTTGTAAAATTTAATTCAGAGCATTACAGGGACTAG
- the CHS6 gene encoding Chs6p — MNLFWRSETKKQNEAPGTDYTSGSPLQVQNNGQSINRNIFHGCPRILERKFGECLHHRTHVIRDFVSSGNAGLGPVEIVHMSYSNKQEKEEFGEYFYVTGIEVSSPSIPVEFLKLLKSDQRISKNISSDIISTYCCFNFFSNLDIRIRNNADGTFQAKAIDCDRETTDLTMTEKMWEETFVSSVIRTIIINTNPKLKPPGLLECPFYIEKDTVTSCKKIIELLCRFLPRSLECGWDSTKSTQITIVNNYLVYSLKSFITITPGLIDSTIDYLKGLTKEDPIHNLHYKVAMIVLLNQVQTRELEMVTILNETLDPLLLLLDDLPPSDANSAQLMNCMSDLLNIQANFLLNREDYELALSVSNTSTELALDSFESWYSLAKCHIKREEYDEALFAINSMPRLRKTDQVTEALYDKSLASNYYKKPLNGSQEHFGITSTEFTNLYGTLRNWKEDELKQQIFGRIAMTNERKVGYTKDIWDDIAIKLGPIYGPQSANLINFVSPQEIKGIKNMNLIARNTIGKQLGQFNSRIYGLLMKIVNKIGWNGLLNIRTKIFIMETEFYQTPAKITDENGNIPMEARKKRFCERWLDDLFLDLYQDLKLSKINLNNKDEKHSGLEWELLGLTMLRTWHWEDAVACLRTSIVARFDPVSCQELLRVYLHPPEDLWNATLLDTDTVVDLLAKKISYDCRYYNYCQIFNLQVLHKLCDQLGMDTVRSKILILSSVGDEMMVMVDTMISWVGDLH; from the coding sequence ATGAACTTGTTTTGGCGTTCTGAAACCAAAAAGCAGAATGAAGCACCTGGTACGGATTACACGTCCGGTAGCCCACTCCAAGTTCAAAACAATGGCCAATCCATCAACCGGAACATATTCCACGGTTGTCCGCGCATTTTGGAAAGGAAGTTTGGCGAATGTTTGCATCACAGAACACACGTAATCAGggattttgtttcttctggtAATGCTGGATTGGGTCCCGTTGAGATAGTCCATATGTCCTACTCGAAtaaacaggaaaaagaagaattcgGTGAATACTTCTATGTTACTGGAATCGAAGTTTCCAGTCCTTCAATACCAGTAGAATTTCTCAAGCTGTTGAAATCGGATCAGCgaatttctaaaaataTCTCAAGTGACATCATATCCACTTATTGctgtttcaatttcttcagtAATCTGGACATTCGTATCAGAAATAATGCTGATGGTACTTTCCAGGCAAAAGCAATTGACTGTGATAGGGAAACTACCGACTTGACAATGACAGAAAAAATGTGGGAGGAAACATTCGTTAGTTCCGTTATCAGAACCATTATAATAAACACCAACCCAAAGTTGAAACCTCCTGGCCTGTTAGAATGCCCATTTTACATCGAGAAAGATACTGTAACCTCCTGTAAAAAGATTATTGAATTATTGTGCCGGTTCTTGCCTCGTTCATTGGAGTGTGGATGGGATAGCACCAAAAGTACGCAAATTACCATTGTGAATAACTATTTAGTGTATAGCTTAAAAAGTTTTATTACCATCACACCTGGCTTGATAGATTCTACCATTGATTACTTGAAAGGACTTACCAAGGAAGATCCAATTCATAACCTACACTATAAGGTGGCGATGATTGTACTTTTAAATCAAGTACAAACAAGAGAGCTAGAAATGGTAACCATTCTAAATGAAACTTTGGATCCACTTTTATTACTGCTTGATGATTTACCACCTAGTGATGCAAATTCAGCGCAATTAATGAATTGCATGAGCGACTTATTAAATATTCAAGCGAACTTTCTGCTAAACAGAGAAGATTATGAACTAGCGTTGAGTGTTTCTAATACATCGACTGAGTTAGCCTTAGATTCTTTCGAGTCTTGGTACAGTTTAGCCAAATGTCACATCAAGAGGGAAGAGTATGATGAGGCGCTTTTTGCAATAAATTCAATGCCTCGTTTGCGGAAAACAGACCAAGTTACGGAAGCACTTTATGACAAGTCTCTTGCCTCCAACTATTATAAAAAACCATTAAATGGCAGTCAGGAACACTTCGGCATAACATCAACAGAGTTTACCAATCTTTACGGGACGTTGCGAAATTGGAAAGAAGATGAGTTGAAACAGCAAATATTCGGAAGAATTGCGATGACTAATGAAAGAAAGGTTGGCTATACCAAAGATATTTGGGATGACATTGCCATAAAGCTGGGCCCCATTTATGGTCCGCAATCGGCCAACTTAATCAACTTCGTCTCACCTCAAGAGATCAAGGgtataaaaaatatgaacTTAATAGCAAGGAACACGATAGGCAAACAATTGGGACAGTTCAATAGTCGAATATATGGattattaatgaaaatTGTAAACAAGATTGGTTGGAATGGACTACTAAACATCCGAACAAAGATCTTTATAATGGAAACTGAATTCTACCAGACGCCTGCCAAAATAACCGACGAAAATGGTAATATACCTATGGAAGCTCGAAAGAAACGGTTCTGTGAGCGTTGGCTAgatgatttgtttttggaTCTGTACCAAGACCTAAAGTTGAGCAAAATCAACCTAAACAATAAAGACGAAAAACACAGCGGATTAGAGTGGGAACTTTTGGGCCTGACCATGCTTCGCACTTGGCATTGGGAGGATGCGGTAGCCTGTCTCAGAACAAGTATAGTAGCTCGATTCGACCCTGTCAGTTGTCAAGAATTGCTAAGGGTATACCTGCACCCTCCAGAAGACCTTTGGAACGCCACACTGCTAGACACAGACACAGTAGTAGACCTTCTggccaagaaaatatcGTACGACTGCAGATATTACAACTACTGCCAGATTTTCAATCTGCAAGTACTACACAAACTTTGCGACCAGCTGGGAATGGATACAGTGCGCAGCAAGATTCTCATTCTATCCAGCGTCGGAGATGAAATGATGGTCATGGTCGACACCATGATCTCGTGGGTAGGTGACCTACACTAG